TCGACCGCTGTCGCTCAATCATACCCGCGCGGGCCATTCTATCCGCCAACGCTGTGACGGCGCCAAGGGAGATTTCGAGCTCTGCGGCCAGGTCTGACATCTTCAGCTCGCCCTTACTCGCAAGCATCTCCAAAAGTTCCACCTGCGGACCCATTACGGGGATTTGCAAAGCTTGCCCAACCTCTCGCGACATCTTACGAACGACATGCAAAAACAGGAGCACTCCATCCTTGTCGACTACGACCACCTCCACGTATTGCAGTACCCTGCATTTCAACACGTATTACCATATCCGACATATATATACGCGTCAATAATTTAATTACTTAAGTAAATGGCCAAAAAAAACCTCCCCTGTCAAACTGGGAAGCACAAGGGAGGAACGAGGGGGAACGAGGAGGGCGTATTAATGGCTTAGGAATTTGCCCGTACGCGGCTTGATGCTTCGACAAAACCGCGGAACAAGCCGTGATAATAAGGCGTCGTGCGCCACAGATTCTCCGGATGCCACTGAACCGCCACCACAAAGTCAGCCGTCTCGTGCTCGACGGCTTCAATCAGACCATCTCTATCCCACGCCACAGGGCGTAGTCCTGGCGCACAATCTTTGACTGCTTGATGATGAAATGAGTTGCAATAG
The Alicyclobacillus curvatus genome window above contains:
- a CDS encoding MarR family transcriptional regulator, with translation MEVVVVDKDGVLLFLHVVRKMSREVGQALQIPVMGPQVELLEMLASKGELKMSDLAAELEISLGAVTALADRMARAGMIERQRSTTDRRVILLVLTEHGRRVLEDISETRSKVMRRYFGKLTEAEMAQMEGLCRKMLAPLPHDD